In Nematostella vectensis chromosome 12, jaNemVect1.1, whole genome shotgun sequence, the genomic window gcacaatacagaaacaataaaaaaaaatttggggACATGGCCATGCCTCTACTGTTCAttggttatttccttataatttttttaatattggcCCAGGTGCCCCAGGTGCTCTACCCTCTGCTACGTTCCTGAATAACCATTTCCTTGACTACATACTATTTAATCAAaattatcaatatttttatgaCCCATCaatataatcattatcaacatttctaactttattttcgcaaattattcaaaatcgcaaaattaaagtgatacaaaaataaagtgtaataaggtaacaCATTTTTTGCCTAAAGAGCGTTATGGCATCACAGAGGTCTCTTCATGGAATTTTGAGTCCTGGAATGAGCCTCAAAACAAACAGCATTTTGATGGTCTTCATGTCAGTACTCAGGGATATCTGAACTACTATGACGCTAGCTCTGAGGGCTTGTATTTGGCAAACCCTGCCTTAAGGTTTGGAGGACCagccacagggaacccattGAAGCATCCTATATTCTGGGTAAGATACCTCTGGGTAAACTGTAATGTAGATTGAAATTTTTCCACCAAAACTCCACCTTCACATCTAAATGCTTTAGCCCTTATAAGTCAGTCCATTCCAGGCACATTTCCAGGATTGACTGAAGGGgtagggggtgcgcagtcataggaatcacacaaaaaagtatttgacgatcctttaataagaaatgacccactttttgccggccaaggggggtgcacgcgcacccccctgtgtaggTGCctgcaacccccctccccacacagTAAAGTTTAGATTACAACATAGGTATAATTTATTAAACCACTAGTCCCCTGTGCAACTCTTGATGGTGTTGATCAAGTAATGTGGATCACTGTGAGTACACATGCTTCCCCCAGGCACACACAATCTAGTCCCATCCTCGGATAACCAGGGCGTTGAGGTCAGCAAAACAAGGTGCTGGAACAAGGTAGCAGAGGGGTAGGAAGGGGGAGAGAAGAGAGAGGAGGCCTTGTTCTTAGAATTTGCATGTCATTTTAACTCTCACACaacttattttttaaactttttctcCAGACTCTTATAGACCACTGCTATCAAGGCAAGAATTTCTTCTCACATCAAAAAAGAACTCGTCTGGACTACATTTCCTTCCACATCAAGGGGGGTGGCCATTCCATCTCAATCATAAATGATGAAGCTCTTGTACTAAAGAACCTCACAAAGTACTATCCTGAATTCTCTAGTATTCCAATCTATAACGATGAAGCTGATCCGCTGGTAGGGTGGAGTAAAGAGGAAGATTGGAGAGCTGATGTTTATTATGCTGCTGTTGTAGCAAAGGTATTGTAAGGTGTACCCAGAGAACAACACCCCTGTAATGTTGATAAAGTGATCTATGTAAGTAGGTAGATTTGCCAGCCGATGCATATTGCTTCTATCGGGGGTACCCAGAGAACAACACTAGGTCTCCTGTATTATTGATAAGTGATCtatgtatttttaaatacCTTAAAAGGAGGTAGATTTGCCAGCTGATccatattgtttttattgtgaCAACTGTGTTATTGATAGTGTTAAACCTGCAATCACCACCTATCAGTTAGACCACCATAAATCATAGCCTTTTGACAAAAAGCGTCTTACACATGTTAGTGCAACTAGTTGTCAGTTATCATCATGTATGGTGTGCGATAGTGGTTATGAAAGTTTGATATTTGAGTGAATTTGAATTTCAGATAATATCACAGCATCAAGGTGTCTTTAGAGGTGACACACGGATCCAGTAGGTGCATTGTTGTTTAGTAACGGTACTCACGAAGCTAACTCAAGAGAATAGGAGGGGGCGCAAAGGGGGTGCGAAAACCGCAAAACCGCACAGAAAACCGCAGTCTaaagaaggaaaaaatatatgaaaaacCGCGCAAGATTAAGGCAAAACCGCATCTTGCAAACCCTTACGCCCCCCTCGAATAGTTATAGACGACCGCCAACAAGCAAATACATCCATACAGTATGCTATAAACACATAAATATCGAGGAATTATTTAAATCTCATGTCGAGATAAATCCTTTGCCAATGGGTAAGATATGCTAATGGCGAACCAGAAATGATGAACAAAATCGCACGATAGCTGCTATCATGTGTTATCATTTTGAGTTAGAGGAAAAAAGCAATGCGCATACTTTAATTATGAACCGCTTTATCAAATGGTattacaaaaaacaacaagctTCGCGTGCAAGCGAACCCTCGCCATCAATTGGAATCAGAAGAAAATGTTTTAACATTCAGATAACATAATTGTTTGCATTGTAGGCAAACCTATCTGATCAATATGTTTGATCTCTGTTCAGATACAAACTGCTTAGTAACGATAACGCCTTTATCAGTTACCCGCCGGCATATTTTACCCAGCGAACATTGCTAGCGCGTTTCCAAATGAACACGTCACATCCGCGCAAGATAGAGTTCATCCGGAAATCCGTGCTAAGCATCATGGGACTGTTGTCGTTACTAGGCAACCAAGAATTGGCAGTAAACGTGTCGTCATCTGATCAGAAGGTAAGCCAATGACCTATTGTGCTTgtagtgtttttgttttgtttttttgtttttaggtaGTATTGTTCGGGAACAGTAATTGCTTGTGAAGTAATATTTTGTCTGCGCAACTGATAAAGAAATTTAGAGATCTGGCCACGCtcaaaatggtaaaaaaaaaacctccccCTACTGCTTaaggctgccagaaagccatatgtaacaaaaaaacttaACCTTTTCTCTTTGTCACTGagctaacccccccccccccccccttagcaaAAAACTAGATCCCCCTTATGGGAGAATAAAATGGAAAGATGTGAAGGAGCTGTTAATTCAAACAACTTATAGTCACAAGCAGCATCTATTACTCAATCTACCCTCCTCTCCCCATAATTAAGACCTGTTCTAAGAATTTCTGTTCACACCCCAGCGGGTTTCCATAAATGCGACGAAAGAaggtaatatattttttagacaTGAGAGTCCTATCCTTTCTCAAGCTTAGTATTATTAACAGATggttatattatatattttttatgtatgagcgttaattttttttactaagaGAAAGGggcatataaagaaaaagttgtcgttttgggggtctggtaccgaggaatcttagtttctttttagatactttctccatttaCCAAgaatggtcacagtcactgtttttctcttctgataacaagtcataaagtttatgAAGCCCCTGCGATACaacaaccttaaaaatgacaagaatcatgcaacttttccaaataaggaatatattagtttccttatatggaagtgaccgcgtttggcaaaaacgacaatttttggctgaattttcttgatatgggtTGTTTGAAATGACTGGTTTTTAGGCATCCACGAACAAAACGTTTGGTGTCATTGCGTCTTCTTCCGGCTCCTCACCCGATGATCTGCAACTGTCAGTGCTCTTCTACAACAGCAACGACACGTCCAACACAACCGGGCTCGCTGTGGTGTATGTCTGCATttctgggatacctgtgttcaAGGATGCAAAGTTTGTGCTTTACCAGATGGACAATGAGCGCGGAAATCCCCACGGGATATGGGTGGGGATAGGACGACCTTTGTTCCCGACGGAAAAGGAATTTGCTAAAATGAGAGCCAATGAGGTAATCTGTCCCGCTTAGAGCCAAATATGAATCAAACAATTTTGCTTAAAAAACCACCATTTTCGTACTTGTTTTCCGTATTAGGATATTACACACCATATTTGGGAGCTCGCTTTGATCTTTTTTCGCTCTATTTAAAAGAGTGTAAATCGGGAGATTCcagaattcgtgtttactacactacgattttgctggccgGCTTCTTGAAAAAGGGGTCTGGGCCCTAAATTTTTAGAttaccacaggtttcccgcgcCCATTTAAGGCTCTTGATGGCAATTTAGAATGCGACAGCCAGTcgatttttttatgatttattCTCCTGGAATAGTTTCCTCTCTGCTTTTTGTcatattgttttctttgttatgGCTTCGTCTTCATATCACCCTTACTATAATTAACGCCTTTTTCTTTCATATTTCCTTTCTAAAATCCCGACTGCTTGCCCACTTTTCGCCCAGATTatgctgtcttttttttttctaaagcacatccgaattaaaaaaaaattgtgaggCTTTAGTTCTGTTTGCATCTTAGTGATAtggcactttttttattttcgagtAACATGTTATGTTATGTCATGATACGTTaatatcttttatttttctgcaGGAACCGGTGCGGACACGAGGGCCCAGTACCGTCAGTGTGGAACACCCAGACCAGTTTAAGAACACATTTGTTTTGCCTCTTCCA contains:
- the LOC5516889 gene encoding alpha-L-iduronidase isoform X1 yields the protein MLGALNLSIFLLLSFISLGQQESTKKVYATSIDASSKLSQLEHFWESTGFCPPDPHKDFYKFVSTNDMAQNLAYIGSVPNQGIKQVRIHWLLDLISMETLPNGTMSYVYKHLDVLLHMLLKHGLKPGFEIMGNPSGFFKDFDDAEEIYAWRDMVKALAVHLIERYGITEVSSWNFESWNEPQNKQHFDGLHVSTQGYLNYYDASSEGLYLANPALRFGGPATGNPLKHPIFWTLIDHCYQGKNFFSHQKRTRLDYISFHIKGGGHSISIINDEALVLKNLTKYYPEFSSIPIYNDEADPLVGWSKEEDWRADVYYAAVVAKIISQHQGVFRGDTRIQYKLLSNDNAFISYPPAYFTQRTLLARFQMNTSHPRKIEFIRKSVLSIMGLLSLLGNQELAVNVSSSDQKASTNKTFGVIASSSGSSPDDLQLSVLFYNSNDTSNTTGLAVVYVCISGIPVFKDAKFVLYQMDNERGNPHGIWVGIGRPLFPTEKEFAKMRANEEPVRTRGPSTVSVEHPDQFKNTFVLPLPGVALLVLCAKLIAPPAQVTNVSLLLVSPQDVLVTWKHKSAKCIKTYEILFSAKHQEGPYSRINPEDQLFHAYLHHKTRTTGEYDSYSTRIYTTTRVRHANTTAIPRVSTPQNAYDREIRQLFHAYLHHKTRTTGKHDSYSTRIYTTKRVRQVNTTAISRVSTPRHVYDR
- the LOC5516889 gene encoding alpha-L-iduronidase isoform X2 — its product is MLGALNLSIFLLLSFISLGQQESTKKVYATSIDASSKLSQLEHFWESTGFCPPDPHKDFYKFVSTNDMAQNLAYIGSVPNQGIKQVRIHWLLDLISMETLPNGTMSYVYKHLDVLLHMLLKHGLKPGFEIMGNPSGFFKDFDDAEEIYAWRDMVKALAVHLIERYGITEVSSWNFESWNEPQNKQHFDGLHVSTQGYLNYYDASSEGLYLANPALRFGGPATGNPLKHPIFWTLIDHCYQGKNFFSHQKRTRLDYISFHIKGGGHSISIINDEALVLKNLTKYYPEFSSIPIYNDEADPLVGWSKEEDWRADVYYAAVVAKIISQHQGVFRGDTRIQYKLLSNDNAFISYPPAYFTQRTLLARFQMNTSHPRKIEFIRKSVLSIMGLLSLLGNQELAVNVSSSDQKASTNKTFGVIASSSGSSPDDLQLSVLFYNSNDTSNTTGLAVVYVCISGIPVFKDAKFVLYQMDNERGNPHGIWVGIGRPLFPTEKEFAKMRANEEPVRTRGPSTVSVEHPDQFKNTFVLPLPGVALLVLCAKLIAPPAQVTNVSLLLVSPQDVLVTWKHKSAKCIKTYEILFSAKHQEGPYSRINPEDQLFHAYLHHKTRTTEVTPGDTRGWYRVIAVDYWDRGSKPSTPGRLGLNTNIDG